The proteins below come from a single Desulfitobacterium metallireducens DSM 15288 genomic window:
- a CDS encoding flavodoxin family protein translates to MKKILGIVASQRKLANGEILTKEVSRAAGDDCELELIRLADLNLELCRACYTCLIPGKQCPLNDDMYFLLEKIKAADAIILSAPDYVLGPAGVTKVWADRMIAMVQHIDDLWGKPCVVIATYGIEGWQGYTLSALTAMVQFMGLNLKDSHMFFGALPGEGVSNPEALARAREMGHALFGEARSAKNGECPTCRSEIWKFPEPAKAVCSICGQTATLYPEEKGLKWVYGESKNPFEKEHLKEHFQGWLRGKVQEFISRRKELALVRDPYKGNDTWLIPHKE, encoded by the coding sequence ATGAAGAAGATTCTTGGTATTGTGGCGTCCCAACGTAAGCTTGCAAATGGAGAGATTCTTACTAAAGAAGTATCAAGAGCGGCTGGAGACGATTGTGAGTTAGAACTCATCAGATTAGCTGATCTTAATTTGGAACTCTGCCGTGCTTGTTACACGTGTTTAATTCCTGGTAAACAATGTCCTCTAAATGATGACATGTATTTTCTACTAGAAAAGATAAAAGCTGCAGATGCAATTATTTTATCTGCCCCTGACTATGTTCTAGGACCTGCTGGTGTGACCAAAGTATGGGCGGATCGTATGATTGCTATGGTTCAACATATTGATGATTTATGGGGTAAACCCTGTGTTGTTATTGCGACCTATGGTATCGAAGGCTGGCAGGGATATACGTTATCAGCCCTCACTGCAATGGTTCAGTTTATGGGACTTAATCTGAAAGATAGCCATATGTTCTTTGGCGCTTTACCGGGTGAAGGTGTTTCCAATCCTGAGGCTTTAGCCAGAGCTAGGGAAATGGGTCATGCGTTGTTTGGAGAAGCTCGATCCGCTAAAAACGGCGAATGCCCAACATGTCGGTCTGAGATTTGGAAATTTCCAGAGCCTGCGAAAGCAGTCTGCTCCATTTGTGGTCAAACGGCTACTCTATACCCTGAGGAGAAAGGGCTTAAGTGGGTCTATGGAGAGTCTAAAAACCCCTTTGAAAAAGAGCATCTAAAAGAACACTTCCAGGGTTGGCTTCGGGGGAAAGTTCAGG
- the sigK gene encoding RNA polymerase sporulation sigma factor SigK — protein MLTEILAVSIALSVLKGVTLLVSYINNNAFPQPLSEADESRYLQILRASKNSECGVKDLRQVEHARNELVEHNLRLVAHLVKKFDGTGEDSDDLISIGTIGLIKGIDTFDPGKGTKLATYAARCIENEILMHLRSLKKSRGEVSIYDPIGVDKEGNEISLMDVLASQGEAISDKVENEFEQRALLEKVKKLTRRERLVLELRYGLMNNPRRTQREIAKALGISRSYVSRIEKKAIQKLMIEMEDHNPKNQ, from the coding sequence ATGTTGACGGAAATCTTAGCGGTCAGTATTGCTTTATCTGTGCTTAAAGGGGTAACCCTTCTAGTATCGTATATCAATAATAATGCATTTCCCCAGCCTTTGAGTGAAGCGGACGAATCTCGGTATTTGCAAATCTTGCGAGCGAGTAAAAATTCAGAGTGTGGAGTTAAGGATTTAAGGCAGGTCGAGCATGCTCGGAATGAACTCGTTGAGCACAATCTTCGCTTAGTAGCCCATCTTGTTAAGAAATTTGATGGAACAGGGGAAGATAGTGATGATTTGATCTCAATAGGGACGATAGGCTTAATTAAAGGGATAGATACCTTCGATCCTGGGAAAGGCACGAAATTGGCGACCTATGCCGCAAGGTGTATAGAAAATGAAATTTTGATGCATTTGCGCAGCTTAAAGAAGTCACGCGGTGAAGTTTCCATCTATGATCCTATCGGAGTAGATAAGGAAGGCAATGAGATTTCGTTAATGGATGTCTTGGCCTCGCAAGGGGAAGCCATTTCAGATAAAGTAGAAAACGAATTTGAACAGCGAGCGTTGCTCGAAAAAGTAAAAAAATTGACACGGCGGGAACGGTTAGTGCTTGAGCTTCGCTACGGACTCATGAATAATCCGCGACGAACTCAACGCGAAATCGCTAAAGCCTTAGGAATATCCCGTTCTTATGTTTCAAGAATAGAAAAGAAAGCGATTCAAAAGCTTATGATAGAGATGGAAGATCATAATCCAAAGAACCAATGA
- the pilO gene encoding type 4a pilus biogenesis protein PilO has translation MRKEKLQIAFLIGLIVFGLSFAYVTYLLQPQLASIKNKQSEITSKQEEYTQLSTYSANPYMLNKEIQTQEVELARIAKTLPSTLDKPVLVYNIYTTLKRHNLVSESLSFDKLETKELYSVIGLSFSALGSSKDIMDMINELQNSSDALVLRSVSFKAQDTGLKADLKLQAFARLGAKELKLKPHFMSVAFGIDSIPKLFSPAADAKATQKSILTIIPPTTVTPNPNKE, from the coding sequence TTGAGAAAAGAAAAGTTGCAAATCGCTTTTTTGATTGGATTGATTGTGTTCGGCCTAAGTTTTGCTTATGTTACCTACCTGTTGCAACCCCAGCTTGCTAGTATAAAAAATAAACAAAGTGAAATCACTTCAAAACAAGAAGAATATACTCAATTATCGACGTATTCAGCTAATCCATATATGTTGAATAAAGAAATACAAACTCAGGAAGTAGAACTGGCTAGAATAGCTAAGACGTTGCCCAGCACGTTAGATAAGCCAGTACTAGTGTATAATATCTATACAACGTTAAAACGTCATAATTTGGTGAGTGAAAGTTTATCTTTTGATAAACTTGAGACGAAAGAGTTGTATTCGGTTATTGGATTATCTTTTTCGGCTTTAGGGAGTTCTAAAGATATAATGGACATGATTAACGAATTGCAAAATAGTTCGGATGCATTGGTCTTACGCAGCGTGAGTTTCAAGGCTCAAGATACAGGCTTGAAAGCAGATCTTAAACTCCAAGCTTTTGCCCGGCTTGGGGCGAAAGAACTAAAGCTAAAACCCCACTTTATGAGTGTTGCATTTGGAATTGATTCAATCCCCAAATTGTTTAGCCCAGCTGCAGATGCGAAGGCCACACAAAAATCCATTCTTACGATTATCCCTCCCACTACGGTAACTCCAAACCCAAACAAAGAATAA
- the pilM gene encoding pilus assembly protein PilM: MTRTRWVATVTDQHWLIAKIRTNGLKVKIEKAYSFDLKKAADSVVSESAQELKQFFKKNWISTRDFGLSFSCPGVITRIITVPVMKKRLLEVLFTEQVEQYFTLNVADYIIDYRVLNEVEEEGQKCYKVLLTAVPRDFWNAQMSVLQEAKLRPKVVDVQFECLSRLYARSDSSDYVILNLSGQRAEIVILEQGVFFLFSEVYFDSKELVRLIEDSKDSELSYDSTYLEGLENTFFPVMRNLEEFLTFFTSRHFGKNVDMIYITGEYAKLRDIDKVFRTNLELPTQIAYPKGLKLKFSKKVSQLNLNSSLLGGLIGLALRED; the protein is encoded by the coding sequence GTGACAAGAACGAGATGGGTGGCAACGGTGACAGATCAGCATTGGCTGATTGCTAAAATCCGTACTAATGGCTTAAAAGTAAAAATAGAAAAAGCGTATTCTTTTGACTTGAAAAAAGCAGCGGATAGTGTTGTTTCGGAATCTGCTCAAGAGTTAAAACAATTTTTTAAGAAAAATTGGATTTCCACAAGGGATTTTGGGCTATCTTTTTCCTGCCCTGGGGTGATTACCCGAATCATCACTGTTCCGGTGATGAAGAAAAGACTTCTTGAGGTACTTTTTACTGAACAGGTAGAGCAGTACTTTACATTGAATGTTGCTGATTATATCATCGATTATCGCGTGTTGAACGAGGTTGAAGAAGAAGGACAAAAATGCTACAAAGTCCTTTTAACAGCTGTTCCAAGAGATTTTTGGAATGCACAAATGTCAGTGTTGCAGGAAGCTAAACTAAGACCGAAAGTAGTCGATGTCCAATTCGAGTGTTTATCCAGGTTATATGCTCGATCAGATTCATCAGATTATGTTATCCTGAATTTATCAGGCCAGCGTGCGGAGATCGTTATTCTGGAACAGGGTGTGTTTTTCCTCTTTTCTGAAGTCTACTTCGATTCAAAAGAACTGGTTCGATTAATTGAAGATTCCAAGGACTCAGAGCTTTCGTATGATTCTACTTATCTAGAGGGGCTTGAAAACACTTTTTTTCCAGTCATGCGAAACCTAGAAGAATTTTTAACCTTTTTTACTAGCAGACATTTTGGGAAAAATGTAGATATGATTTATATTACTGGAGAGTACGCTAAACTTAGGGATATTGATAAAGTATTTCGTACGAACCTAGAACTTCCAACTCAAATTGCTTATCCGAAAGGGTTGAAGCTGAAGTTTTCAAAAAAAGTTTCTCAGCTTAATCTGAATTCTAGCCTGCTAGGGGGCTTAATAGGATTGGCTTTGCGGGAGGATTAA
- a CDS encoding PilW family protein encodes MRKKSEQGFTLLEMAIAISIFGVLMLYISQLMTSQIHLLNSVTRQNELEKNARVAMMNILDEIRLHKATYFDVISDNKVFKVYYDPPNKDVEHCVIDINPNLSGPDQELPREIYFDVNDSSLKLGEWIESTSNHNEYLIADKIKTITLEGVTDGGVINSHLIKITIVTIDPQTKDEFQLISWSRLY; translated from the coding sequence ATGAGAAAAAAATCCGAGCAAGGGTTCACGCTCTTGGAGATGGCTATTGCCATTTCAATTTTTGGCGTTTTAATGCTGTATATATCTCAGTTGATGACGAGCCAAATTCATTTGCTCAACTCTGTCACTCGGCAGAATGAACTTGAAAAAAATGCTAGAGTGGCAATGATGAATATTCTAGATGAGATCAGATTGCATAAGGCTACTTATTTTGACGTCATTAGCGATAATAAAGTTTTTAAGGTGTATTATGATCCGCCAAATAAGGATGTTGAACATTGTGTTATTGATATTAATCCTAACCTGAGTGGTCCTGATCAAGAATTACCACGGGAAATCTATTTCGATGTTAACGATAGCAGTTTAAAGCTTGGCGAGTGGATTGAATCTACTTCTAATCATAACGAATACTTAATTGCAGATAAGATAAAAACGATAACGCTAGAAGGGGTAACTGATGGAGGAGTAATTAACTCTCATCTCATCAAAATAACCATTGTTACGATAGACCCACAAACAAAAGATGAGTTTCAACTTATATCCTGGTCGCGTTTATATTAA
- a CDS encoding type II secretion system protein → MGKDKGMTLLEVVLALTILMIGTGFIFSGYKYVFKYKTQHEIRQQMFFIAAGQMEYYLEQGSVISTPVEGINVESAVSDLTPNDYLETVTITVNSSKPEIDNVVLKTLRVRAIP, encoded by the coding sequence ATGGGCAAAGACAAGGGTATGACTTTATTGGAGGTAGTACTTGCTCTAACCATTCTCATGATAGGGACTGGGTTTATTTTTAGTGGTTATAAGTATGTCTTTAAATATAAGACCCAGCACGAGATTCGCCAACAGATGTTTTTTATAGCAGCAGGCCAGATGGAATATTATCTAGAGCAGGGAAGTGTAATCAGTACCCCTGTAGAGGGAATTAACGTTGAATCTGCAGTTAGTGATCTTACGCCAAACGATTATCTTGAGACCGTGACCATTACCGTTAACAGTTCTAAGCCCGAGATCGATAATGTCGTGCTCAAAACCTTGAGGGTGAGGGCTATACCATGA
- a CDS encoding pilus assembly FimT family protein, with protein MSLRQRDKGFTLIELMIVIALVGILALVTAPKYGAVKDQYRLQSSAEAVTERLGHAQQLAMDRREDVYVKLTANSVEVIDKNGNSLGEAAQFDTGVRFVSVNTTDPDLLPYKSVGLVTTIPIPDSTDTDEGIKYDLRGFVRSGEAKVVLTNASRAKIEILVESVTGKVTISG; from the coding sequence ATGAGTCTTCGTCAGAGGGATAAGGGATTTACCTTAATAGAGCTGATGATTGTGATTGCATTAGTAGGAATCCTAGCTTTGGTCACAGCTCCAAAGTATGGCGCAGTCAAAGATCAGTATAGGCTTCAATCTTCCGCGGAGGCCGTTACCGAACGCTTAGGACACGCGCAGCAGTTGGCTATGGACAGACGTGAGGATGTCTATGTTAAGCTCACCGCGAATTCGGTGGAAGTGATTGATAAGAATGGGAATTCTCTTGGCGAAGCAGCCCAGTTTGATACAGGCGTGAGGTTTGTTTCTGTCAATACGACCGATCCAGATTTATTACCTTATAAAAGTGTTGGGTTAGTAACGACAATACCTATTCCTGATTCTACGGATACGGATGAAGGAATTAAATATGATCTAAGGGGTTTTGTTAGGTCTGGTGAGGCTAAAGTGGTATTGACAAATGCATCGAGAGCCAAGATTGAGATTCTTGTTGAATCTGTAACAGGAAAAGTAACGATCAGTGGGTAA
- a CDS encoding type II secretion system F family protein: protein MQYSYVVINEKMALQEGTLEAADREAALRIISGNAWQLITLKEKGALANALGRSFQRKVNYESISAFCSQLAMMIRSGANLVRGIEILQSQMEDKKLKNVLGILNRGVSRGDSLSTAMRETEGALPELLINLVAVGEESGNLDTVLVSMAEYYERENFIRKKISSAAVYPVILTFVLIGLVIFFMKFMLPELTGMMAGTGQSLPAITQAIIDISNFINQNGLYLWVGVIAFILLMTKGSKIPTVRYYLDAVLFRIPVFGNNLKNVILARFSRTLALFLHSAIPIVPILNSMERIVGNQVPSHAIVSARERIINGETLAQAFGQEKFFDPMIIQMISIGEETGRLEELMSEVANSYDKKVELGISKMVALVEPIFTLIIGIVAGGLIIAIALPIFSMSTNLK, encoded by the coding sequence ATGCAGTATAGCTATGTCGTAATTAATGAAAAAATGGCCTTGCAAGAAGGAACTTTGGAAGCAGCAGATCGAGAGGCCGCTCTCCGAATAATTTCCGGAAACGCATGGCAATTGATTACCCTTAAGGAAAAAGGTGCGCTGGCTAATGCTTTAGGTCGAAGTTTTCAAAGAAAGGTCAATTACGAATCCATTTCTGCATTTTGTAGCCAATTGGCGATGATGATTCGATCTGGCGCTAATCTTGTCAGGGGTATCGAAATTCTTCAGTCCCAAATGGAAGATAAAAAATTGAAAAACGTACTTGGAATTCTCAATCGTGGAGTTAGCCGTGGGGATTCTCTCTCGACAGCGATGCGCGAGACTGAAGGTGCTTTACCGGAACTGTTAATTAATCTCGTCGCTGTGGGTGAGGAAAGCGGAAATCTTGATACGGTGCTCGTGAGCATGGCGGAATACTATGAACGGGAAAACTTTATCCGGAAAAAGATCTCCAGCGCAGCGGTCTACCCTGTGATCCTCACTTTCGTTTTAATTGGCTTAGTGATTTTCTTTATGAAATTTATGCTGCCTGAACTTACGGGTATGATGGCAGGGACTGGGCAAAGCTTACCGGCAATTACCCAAGCCATTATAGATATATCCAACTTCATTAATCAAAATGGACTATATTTATGGGTTGGAGTGATTGCTTTTATTCTACTTATGACCAAAGGATCTAAAATACCTACGGTGCGATATTATTTAGATGCTGTGCTATTTCGCATCCCTGTATTCGGGAATAATCTTAAAAATGTTATTCTTGCCCGATTTTCACGAACACTAGCTCTTTTTCTTCATTCTGCTATCCCTATTGTCCCTATTTTAAATTCGATGGAGAGAATTGTTGGTAATCAAGTGCCCAGTCATGCAATTGTTAGTGCCAGAGAACGAATTATCAATGGGGAAACCCTAGCTCAAGCTTTCGGACAGGAAAAATTTTTCGACCCAATGATTATTCAGATGATTTCCATTGGGGAAGAAACGGGAAGACTTGAGGAATTGATGTCAGAAGTGGCTAATAGTTATGACAAGAAAGTGGAACTTGGGATATCCAAGATGGTTGCCTTAGTGGAGCCTATTTTTACGCTTATCATTGGCATCGTCGCTGGAGGGTTAATTATTGCCATTGCTCTCCCGATATTTAGTATGTCAACGAATTTGAAATAA
- a CDS encoding GspE/PulE family protein, which translates to MALKTERKRLGEILIAGGLITPQQLEEALTAQKSLGLRLGEVLINQGLVTEENILHTMQRQLGLTTIDLSRIVVQEKILNLLPESVIRKYNVVPVDLANGALMVAMNDPTDYYALDDLRLAAGMIVRPVLAKAVDISRAIDRYYGKSEAAKAARDFVRQTGMSQVAAASQGDVATVNSFVRAEEEDEATPIIRFLNTIIENAVSNVTSDIHIEPMEEEMRVRFRIDGVLREIMRVPNNMAAPVVSRIKIMANLNIAEKRLPQDGRIAYMVGNRFIDLRVSIMPTMYGEKVVMRILDKSAVVLDKEALGIEGHDLELFDDLISKAYGIILVTGPTGSGKTTTLYTMLNQLNTEEKNIITLEDPVEYNFQGVNQTQVNTKAGLTFANGLRSILRQDPDIIMVGEMRDNETAEIAIRAALTGHLVLSTIHTNDAASAITRLVDMDIEPFLISASLIGVVSQRLIRKICPNCVKEYQANNNEKRLLGIPEYENLTLKKGMGCNACHGSGYKGRIAIFEFMSLQAGHRQLIDNRATADELREYAVSQSMNTLQKAAATKVLAGISTVDELLRVAFVDE; encoded by the coding sequence ATGGCTCTGAAAACAGAACGCAAGCGACTCGGAGAAATCCTGATTGCTGGAGGGTTGATCACGCCCCAACAGTTAGAAGAAGCTTTAACTGCGCAGAAGTCCCTGGGATTGAGGCTTGGTGAAGTCTTGATTAACCAAGGACTAGTTACAGAAGAGAATATTCTCCACACAATGCAGAGACAGCTGGGTTTAACGACCATTGATTTGAGCCGGATTGTGGTTCAAGAGAAAATACTCAATTTACTCCCTGAATCGGTCATCCGGAAATATAATGTGGTACCAGTTGACCTAGCCAATGGTGCTTTAATGGTGGCGATGAATGATCCGACCGATTATTATGCACTCGATGATTTACGCTTAGCTGCGGGGATGATCGTTCGTCCGGTTCTTGCCAAAGCTGTGGATATCTCTCGAGCAATTGACCGGTACTACGGAAAAAGCGAAGCAGCTAAGGCGGCTCGCGATTTCGTTAGGCAAACGGGGATGTCTCAGGTCGCGGCGGCTTCCCAAGGGGACGTGGCGACGGTTAACTCGTTCGTTCGAGCTGAGGAAGAAGATGAAGCGACTCCGATCATTCGCTTTCTGAATACGATTATTGAAAATGCAGTAAGTAATGTGACCAGTGATATTCATATAGAGCCTATGGAAGAGGAAATGCGGGTACGCTTTCGAATCGATGGCGTTTTGCGCGAAATCATGCGTGTCCCGAATAATATGGCAGCACCTGTCGTAAGTCGGATCAAGATTATGGCGAATTTAAATATCGCGGAGAAGCGATTACCCCAGGATGGACGGATAGCTTACATGGTGGGTAACCGGTTTATTGACTTGCGTGTTTCGATCATGCCCACGATGTATGGGGAAAAAGTAGTGATGCGTATCTTGGACAAGTCCGCAGTTGTGCTAGATAAAGAAGCTCTGGGGATCGAGGGGCATGACCTTGAATTGTTTGATGACCTGATTTCTAAAGCGTATGGGATCATTCTTGTTACAGGACCTACAGGAAGCGGAAAAACGACGACCCTTTACACGATGTTGAACCAATTGAATACAGAGGAAAAAAATATTATTACGCTGGAAGATCCGGTCGAGTATAATTTTCAAGGAGTCAATCAGACACAGGTTAATACTAAGGCTGGCTTGACCTTCGCAAATGGGTTAAGATCAATTTTGCGCCAAGACCCTGATATTATTATGGTCGGGGAAATGCGAGATAATGAAACAGCTGAAATAGCAATTCGCGCGGCCTTAACTGGACACTTGGTGTTATCGACCATTCATACCAATGATGCAGCCAGTGCCATTACGCGCTTGGTCGATATGGATATTGAACCGTTTCTCATTTCAGCCTCTTTGATTGGGGTTGTATCTCAACGGCTGATTCGTAAGATATGTCCCAATTGTGTCAAAGAATATCAAGCAAACAATAATGAAAAGAGATTATTGGGAATCCCAGAATATGAGAATTTAACGCTCAAAAAAGGGATGGGATGTAATGCCTGTCATGGTAGCGGTTATAAAGGGCGGATTGCTATCTTTGAATTCATGTCACTCCAAGCAGGACATCGACAGTTGATTGACAACCGGGCAACGGCGGATGAGCTACGGGAGTATGCTGTTTCGCAAAGCATGAATACGCTACAAAAAGCTGCAGCGACGAAAGTGTTAGCAGGAATTAGCACGGTTGATGAACTCTTGAGGGTAGCGTTTGTCGACGAGTGA
- a CDS encoding type II secretion system protein, which translates to MDKIKGDVQRMVKRRKDSGFTLIELMIVIAVIGILAVVLVPKFGSVKTDAKLAGVQTNFRSVTTAISALKSSDSADTKLQAQFGNGTFVDGDMKNPIVTTASGVSNTVDLTSNPTAAVYVLPSTATVPSTTFQAGYKGAVVAILQADGISYKVYGCDENGKSISDLVQPVSR; encoded by the coding sequence ATGGACAAAATTAAAGGCGATGTCCAAAGAATGGTTAAACGCAGAAAAGACAGTGGGTTTACCTTGATTGAACTTATGATTGTTATCGCAGTTATCGGGATTTTGGCTGTTGTGTTGGTGCCAAAGTTTGGAAGCGTAAAGACAGATGCTAAGTTGGCTGGGGTTCAGACGAATTTTCGATCTGTAACTACAGCAATTTCTGCACTTAAATCTAGTGATAGTGCTGACACAAAATTACAAGCTCAATTTGGTAATGGTACATTTGTCGATGGGGACATGAAAAACCCTATTGTTACTACTGCATCAGGAGTTAGCAATACAGTGGATTTAACATCTAATCCTACGGCGGCAGTATATGTTCTTCCTTCAACAGCAACCGTACCTTCTACTACATTTCAAGCTGGATATAAAGGTGCTGTAGTTGCCATCTTACAAGCTGATGGCATTTCGTATAAAGTATATGGGTGTGATGAAAATGGGAAATCCATATCTGACCTTGTACAACCAGTTAGTCGATAG
- a CDS encoding DUF4911 domain-containing protein — protein MSERIIPFSDSDKLVKARAPRSEIQMLVKLVEGLGHLGVVTTLDKVTGEVLFQATQDTWPDLRQAVEKMGLGVEFLKEER, from the coding sequence ATGTCAGAACGAATTATTCCTTTTTCAGACTCGGATAAACTCGTCAAAGCCCGTGCACCCCGTTCTGAAATCCAAATGCTCGTTAAACTTGTGGAAGGATTAGGTCATCTTGGGGTGGTAACGACCTTGGATAAAGTTACAGGGGAAGTCTTATTTCAAGCCACTCAAGATACTTGGCCGGACTTACGTCAAGCTGTGGAGAAAATGGGATTAGGAGTAGAATTTCTAAAAGAAGAAAGATAG
- a CDS encoding peptidase U32 family protein — MNSSMDIQQKPELLAPAGDFEKLKFALAYGADAVYVGGAAYGLRAYAGNFEPEELERAIKYTHQAGRKIYVAVNIFAHEEDFVGMAEYLQQLESWGADAAIVSDPGIIALAQEVAPKLALHLSTQSNNTNSQSMRFWLKQGIERIVLARELTKEEIAKIRKNVSGELEMFVHGAMCMSYSGRCLLSNYLTGRDANHGECTQPCRWSYGLVEEKRPDEVFPIEEDQRGTYVFNSHDLCLLPQLPILKSSAVDSYKIEGRMKSVHYVSCNVKAYRDAIDTLWEQGEEAFQTKLPGWLAEMDKVSHRDYSTGFLFGKPGADAHNLETSNYIREYNFVGVGLSKKELLQANPDLDLDNANYGYWVEQRNYFRQGDMIEVLMPEGEPWSFEVKQMWDIDGKPVEVANHGKQILRLELPQPLPEFSILRKPKVKK; from the coding sequence ATGAATTCAAGTATGGATATACAGCAAAAACCTGAATTATTGGCACCTGCAGGGGACTTTGAAAAATTAAAATTTGCTCTGGCATATGGTGCTGATGCAGTTTATGTCGGCGGAGCTGCTTACGGTCTTCGAGCATATGCAGGGAATTTTGAACCCGAGGAACTGGAACGAGCAATCAAGTATACCCACCAGGCTGGGCGCAAGATTTATGTTGCCGTGAATATCTTTGCCCATGAAGAAGACTTTGTGGGCATGGCGGAATATCTTCAACAATTGGAGTCATGGGGTGCCGATGCGGCGATTGTTTCAGACCCTGGAATTATTGCTTTGGCTCAGGAAGTCGCTCCGAAGCTTGCTTTGCATTTAAGTACCCAATCCAATAATACAAATTCACAGAGTATGCGTTTTTGGTTAAAACAGGGAATTGAACGGATTGTGCTTGCCCGTGAGCTGACCAAAGAGGAGATCGCAAAGATTCGAAAAAATGTTTCCGGAGAACTTGAAATGTTTGTTCATGGAGCGATGTGCATGTCCTATTCCGGACGATGCTTACTCTCAAATTATCTGACCGGGCGCGATGCCAATCACGGGGAATGTACACAGCCTTGCCGCTGGAGTTATGGCTTAGTCGAAGAAAAACGACCAGACGAAGTTTTTCCTATCGAGGAGGATCAGCGAGGAACATATGTTTTTAATTCTCATGATTTATGTTTGCTACCGCAACTGCCTATTCTAAAATCTTCAGCAGTGGATAGTTACAAGATTGAGGGGAGAATGAAAAGCGTTCACTATGTATCCTGTAATGTCAAAGCCTATCGGGATGCGATTGATACGTTATGGGAACAGGGTGAAGAAGCGTTCCAAACTAAGCTTCCAGGCTGGCTAGCAGAAATGGATAAAGTGAGCCATCGCGATTATTCAACAGGTTTTCTTTTTGGTAAACCTGGAGCGGACGCGCATAACTTAGAGACGTCTAACTATATTCGAGAATATAACTTTGTCGGGGTAGGATTATCTAAGAAAGAGTTACTACAGGCTAACCCTGACCTCGATTTAGATAACGCTAATTATGGATATTGGGTTGAACAGCGCAACTATTTCAGGCAAGGAGATATGATCGAAGTTCTCATGCCTGAGGGAGAACCTTGGTCCTTTGAAGTGAAACAGATGTGGGATATCGACGGTAAGCCCGTTGAAGTAGCTAACCATGGGAAACAAATCTTACGCTTAGAATTACCGCAGCCTTTACCTGAATTCAGTATCCTGAGAAAACCTAAAGTGAAGAAATAA